A single region of the Vicia villosa cultivar HV-30 ecotype Madison, WI linkage group LG4, Vvil1.0, whole genome shotgun sequence genome encodes:
- the LOC131596260 gene encoding peptidyl-prolyl cis-trans isomerase CYP95-like isoform X2 → MAIADRNTIGSHFIITLKADHHLDRKHVAFGKLVLGYDVLKKIEDVGDEEGLPSVTVKIVNSGEHNEDGKKTHKSKIGRNGSAEAISHEVRRKGKHKKSSGDRRKKRKHYSSESDSSSDSDTESSESDSDSDSDLSSSSYTSSSSDDRRRKRKRSRKDKHRHGKRRDKRREKKRRKLDKRSKRKSKRESDSQTDADSASKSNDSSSGQGLDTQGRIQKHKDHSQKNAEVQSSSVLEKESSPINLKKREGLSNIEEGEFPKENGAQRSNGIGANHRSDRYEERQPDVMDDNPGKSRSRSMSPKQTLSKSMSISPNRGSKIPSISPKERLIRSKSPRAPSQRSLSRSPVRSINRSLNKSISRSPVRGRKGRSISRSPVRTHIHRNVSKSPVRSPDRRSISRSLNRSISRSPVRGRKGRSISRSPVRTHIHRNVSKSPVRSPDRRSFSKSPVRSVSQSRRSRSSARVSTRRTVSRSPVRVSRKSFSRSPIRSPARSLSRSSGRAPLRSISQSPVRLAGRDNHRSYSRSRSPVRRARTPRERSLSRSVSPDVSPKRIRRGRGFSERYSYARRYRTPSRSPVRYRSRSPVRYRSRSPVRYRYNGRNDRDRYSGYRRYSPRRNRSPPPRRRTSPRYRSRRSRSPSVSRSPPHRSRRYSPSRSPVRHRSPPRVNRRMSSSLSRSPSRSRSSVESQSPRKASKDNRSRSSSRSSDGGKGLVSYGNGSPDSSQK, encoded by the exons ATGGCCATTGCTGATCGTAACACTATTGGTTCACATTTTATCATCACTTTGAAAGCTGATCACCATCTGGATAG GAAGCATGTAGCTTTTGGCAAACTTGTGCTAGGGTATGAtgttttgaagaaaattgaagacGTGGGCGATGAAGAAGGACTCCCATCCGTAACTGTCAAAATAGTTAATAGTGGTGAACATAATGAGG ATGGTAAGAAGACACACAAGTCAAAAATTGGAAGGAATGGATCTGCTGAAGCCATTAGTCATGAAGTGCGGAGGAAGGGAAAACATAAAAAATCTTCAGGAGACcgaaggaaaaagagaaaacattactcatcagaatcagatagctcctCAGATTCAGACACAGAATCTTCAGAAAGTGACAGTGACTCTGACTCAGATTTGTCCTCGTCATCTTACACAAGCTCGTCTAGTGATGACAGGCGGAGGAAGAGAAAGAGATCTAGGAAAGATAAACATCGACATGGAAAAAGAAGAGATAAACGCCGAGAAAAGAAGCGAAGGAAACTAGATAAGCGATCAAAACGTAAATCAAAGAG GGAATCAGACAGTCAAACTGATGCAGATAGTGCAAGTAAGAGTAACGATAGCTCCAGTGGCCAAGGTCTTGATACTCAAGGGAGAATTCAAAAGCACAAAGATCATTCTCAGAAAAATG cTGAAGTCCAGTCATCCTCAGTTTTGGAGAAAGAATCATCTCCTATTAATCTTAAAAAGAGGGAGGGGCTGAGCAATATAGAGGAGGGAGAATTCCCAAAGGAAAATGGAGCGCAGCGTAGCAACGGCATTGGGGCCAACCATAGATCTGACAGATATGAAGAGAGGCAGCCTGATGTGATGGATGATAATCCAGGGAAATCTAG GAGTCGAAGCATGAGTCCTAAGCAAACCTTGAGCAAGAGTATGAGTATTAGTCCCAATCGTGGGAGTAAAATCCCAAGCATTAGTCCAAAAGAAAGGTTGATCAGAAGTAAAAGCCCCCGTGCTCCATCACAGAGGAGTTTAAGCAGGAGTCCTGTTAGAAGCATCAACAGGAGTCTAAACAAAAGCATCAGCAGAAGCCCTGTGAGAGGGAGGAAGGGGAGAAGTATCAGTAGAAGCCCTGTGAGAACACACATTCATAGAAATGTCAGCAAGAGCCCTGTTAGAAGTCCTGACCGCAGAAGCATCAGCAGGAGTCTAAACAGAAGCATCAGCAGAAGCCCTGTGAGAGGGAGGAAGGGGAGAAGTATCAGTAGAAGCCCTGTGAGAACACACATTCATAGAAATGTCAGCAAGAGCCCTGTTAGAAGTCCTGACCGCAGAAGTTTTAGCAAGAGCCCTGTGAGATCTGTTTCTCAAAGCCGCAGGAGCAGGAGTTCTGCTAGAGTATCAACACGAAGAACGGTCAGTAGGAGTCCTGTGAGAGTGTCAAGAAAGAGCTTCAGCAGAAGTCCAATTAGATCACCTGCCAGAAGTCTCAGCAGAAGTTCCGGCCGAGCTCCTTTGAGAAGCATTAGCCAAAGTCCTGTTAGATTGGCAGGGAGAGACAATCACCGCAGCTATTCCAGGAGTCGTAGCCCTGTCCGTAGGGCAAGGACACCTCGTGAGAGGAGTCTGTCAAGGAGTGTGTCACCTGATGTTTCACCAAAACGTATCAGGAGAGGAAGAGGTTTCAGTGAACGATACTCTTATGCTAGAAGGTACAGAACCCCCTCCCGGTCTCCTGTCAGGTACCGCTCCCGGTCTCCTGTCAGGTACCGCTCCCGGTCTCCTGTCAGGTACCGCTATAATGGAAGGAATGACCGTGACAG ATATTCTGGATACAGAAGGTACTCCCCAAGGCGGAATAGGAGCCCACCTCCACGGAGAAGAACTTCACCAAG GTACCGAAGTAGGAGAAGCAGGTCACCATCTGTATCACGCAGCCCACCTCACCGTTCTCGACGGTATAGTCCAAGCCGTAGCCCGGTTCGCCATCGTTCACCTCCTCGTGTGAATAGGCGCATGTCATCATCCCTCAGCAGGAGTCCATCTCGATCGAGGTCATCTGTGGAATCACAATCTCCAAGAAAAGCAAGCAAAGATAACCGATCAAGGTCTTCGTCTAGAAGCTCCGATGGAGGGAAAGGCTTGGTGTCTTATGGAAATGGCTCTCCTGATTCAAGCCAAAAATGA
- the LOC131596260 gene encoding peptidyl-prolyl cis-trans isomerase CYP95-like isoform X1: MAKKKNPMVFMDVSIDGDPSERMVFELFHDVAPKTAENFRALCTGERGVSPNTGKSLHYKGSFFHQIIKGSIVKGGDFINRNGTGGESIYPKFPDESPKLKHDSLGLLSMAIADRNTIGSHFIITLKADHHLDRKHVAFGKLVLGYDVLKKIEDVGDEEGLPSVTVKIVNSGEHNEDGKKTHKSKIGRNGSAEAISHEVRRKGKHKKSSGDRRKKRKHYSSESDSSSDSDTESSESDSDSDSDLSSSSYTSSSSDDRRRKRKRSRKDKHRHGKRRDKRREKKRRKLDKRSKRKSKRESDSQTDADSASKSNDSSSGQGLDTQGRIQKHKDHSQKNAEVQSSSVLEKESSPINLKKREGLSNIEEGEFPKENGAQRSNGIGANHRSDRYEERQPDVMDDNPGKSRSRSMSPKQTLSKSMSISPNRGSKIPSISPKERLIRSKSPRAPSQRSLSRSPVRSINRSLNKSISRSPVRGRKGRSISRSPVRTHIHRNVSKSPVRSPDRRSISRSLNRSISRSPVRGRKGRSISRSPVRTHIHRNVSKSPVRSPDRRSFSKSPVRSVSQSRRSRSSARVSTRRTVSRSPVRVSRKSFSRSPIRSPARSLSRSSGRAPLRSISQSPVRLAGRDNHRSYSRSRSPVRRARTPRERSLSRSVSPDVSPKRIRRGRGFSERYSYARRYRTPSRSPVRYRSRSPVRYRSRSPVRYRYNGRNDRDRYSGYRRYSPRRNRSPPPRRRTSPRYRSRRSRSPSVSRSPPHRSRRYSPSRSPVRHRSPPRVNRRMSSSLSRSPSRSRSSVESQSPRKASKDNRSRSSSRSSDGGKGLVSYGNGSPDSSQK, translated from the exons ATGGCAAAGAAGAAGAACCCTATGGTGTTTATGGATGTGTCTATAGATGGGGATCCTTCTGAAAGAATGGTGTTTGAG CTTTTCCATGACGTTGCTCCTAAGACAGCTGAAAATTTTCGTGCACTGTGTACTG GAGAAAGAGGAGTCAGTCCTAATACTGGAAAATCACTGCACTACAAGGGCTCTTTCTTCCATCAAATCATAAAAGGCTCCATTGTGAAG GGTGGTGATTTTATTAATCGAAATG GGACTGGTGGAGAAAGCATTTATCCCAAGTTTCCAG ATGAGTCTCCTAAGCTAAAGCATGATTCTCTAGGCCTTCTATCCATGGCCATTGCTGATCGTAACACTATTGGTTCACATTTTATCATCACTTTGAAAGCTGATCACCATCTGGATAG GAAGCATGTAGCTTTTGGCAAACTTGTGCTAGGGTATGAtgttttgaagaaaattgaagacGTGGGCGATGAAGAAGGACTCCCATCCGTAACTGTCAAAATAGTTAATAGTGGTGAACATAATGAGG ATGGTAAGAAGACACACAAGTCAAAAATTGGAAGGAATGGATCTGCTGAAGCCATTAGTCATGAAGTGCGGAGGAAGGGAAAACATAAAAAATCTTCAGGAGACcgaaggaaaaagagaaaacattactcatcagaatcagatagctcctCAGATTCAGACACAGAATCTTCAGAAAGTGACAGTGACTCTGACTCAGATTTGTCCTCGTCATCTTACACAAGCTCGTCTAGTGATGACAGGCGGAGGAAGAGAAAGAGATCTAGGAAAGATAAACATCGACATGGAAAAAGAAGAGATAAACGCCGAGAAAAGAAGCGAAGGAAACTAGATAAGCGATCAAAACGTAAATCAAAGAG GGAATCAGACAGTCAAACTGATGCAGATAGTGCAAGTAAGAGTAACGATAGCTCCAGTGGCCAAGGTCTTGATACTCAAGGGAGAATTCAAAAGCACAAAGATCATTCTCAGAAAAATG cTGAAGTCCAGTCATCCTCAGTTTTGGAGAAAGAATCATCTCCTATTAATCTTAAAAAGAGGGAGGGGCTGAGCAATATAGAGGAGGGAGAATTCCCAAAGGAAAATGGAGCGCAGCGTAGCAACGGCATTGGGGCCAACCATAGATCTGACAGATATGAAGAGAGGCAGCCTGATGTGATGGATGATAATCCAGGGAAATCTAG GAGTCGAAGCATGAGTCCTAAGCAAACCTTGAGCAAGAGTATGAGTATTAGTCCCAATCGTGGGAGTAAAATCCCAAGCATTAGTCCAAAAGAAAGGTTGATCAGAAGTAAAAGCCCCCGTGCTCCATCACAGAGGAGTTTAAGCAGGAGTCCTGTTAGAAGCATCAACAGGAGTCTAAACAAAAGCATCAGCAGAAGCCCTGTGAGAGGGAGGAAGGGGAGAAGTATCAGTAGAAGCCCTGTGAGAACACACATTCATAGAAATGTCAGCAAGAGCCCTGTTAGAAGTCCTGACCGCAGAAGCATCAGCAGGAGTCTAAACAGAAGCATCAGCAGAAGCCCTGTGAGAGGGAGGAAGGGGAGAAGTATCAGTAGAAGCCCTGTGAGAACACACATTCATAGAAATGTCAGCAAGAGCCCTGTTAGAAGTCCTGACCGCAGAAGTTTTAGCAAGAGCCCTGTGAGATCTGTTTCTCAAAGCCGCAGGAGCAGGAGTTCTGCTAGAGTATCAACACGAAGAACGGTCAGTAGGAGTCCTGTGAGAGTGTCAAGAAAGAGCTTCAGCAGAAGTCCAATTAGATCACCTGCCAGAAGTCTCAGCAGAAGTTCCGGCCGAGCTCCTTTGAGAAGCATTAGCCAAAGTCCTGTTAGATTGGCAGGGAGAGACAATCACCGCAGCTATTCCAGGAGTCGTAGCCCTGTCCGTAGGGCAAGGACACCTCGTGAGAGGAGTCTGTCAAGGAGTGTGTCACCTGATGTTTCACCAAAACGTATCAGGAGAGGAAGAGGTTTCAGTGAACGATACTCTTATGCTAGAAGGTACAGAACCCCCTCCCGGTCTCCTGTCAGGTACCGCTCCCGGTCTCCTGTCAGGTACCGCTCCCGGTCTCCTGTCAGGTACCGCTATAATGGAAGGAATGACCGTGACAG ATATTCTGGATACAGAAGGTACTCCCCAAGGCGGAATAGGAGCCCACCTCCACGGAGAAGAACTTCACCAAG GTACCGAAGTAGGAGAAGCAGGTCACCATCTGTATCACGCAGCCCACCTCACCGTTCTCGACGGTATAGTCCAAGCCGTAGCCCGGTTCGCCATCGTTCACCTCCTCGTGTGAATAGGCGCATGTCATCATCCCTCAGCAGGAGTCCATCTCGATCGAGGTCATCTGTGGAATCACAATCTCCAAGAAAAGCAAGCAAAGATAACCGATCAAGGTCTTCGTCTAGAAGCTCCGATGGAGGGAAAGGCTTGGTGTCTTATGGAAATGGCTCTCCTGATTCAAGCCAAAAATGA